The following are encoded in a window of Penaeus vannamei isolate JL-2024 chromosome 17, ASM4276789v1, whole genome shotgun sequence genomic DNA:
- the LOC113802448 gene encoding zinc finger CCHC domain-containing protein 8 homolog isoform X19, whose translation MEGCGGSETSSYAKQKSESLAGERTGNDEDSSVKEVPAVDESSERNVPDRDHTVSSLSEIITLDSTADSSVITLDNSSCDSSSMKTDVENKSSDVATASDVISLDSTANSSVEEVQFITQADSSSMESDVQDKNNDAVASASGGITLDSTANSCAEEVQLITQAGTSGINECMQDTNSTKDTSSNNIITLDTTANSSVEDIQEITQDSSGMKEDMQNTSKGVTASSSSMFTLDSTVDSSIEEIQGIADVDSSSRKGDMQGTDNDIAGSPNGMFTIDATADDIVEDIQEEEVTMPEGISLDMEGDEEECSVGPVSRLDIVPSYDASFTGILTDVEYNMETGKKINDALPKMCCFNCLGDHNVSDCPKPQDMQRIAANRKKHNVTRVPNVRYHEDGENKFGHFQPGKLSENLRYALGLRPNQLPIFVYRMRVLGYPPGWLRDAEVHQADMKLYDATGKSVSHPDLEDGETDPVLVKYKPEKLVSFPGFNDAMPHRTREEGHLYNCPPMQPYHQRTEFLKYMNMNRAQAYKKKKLKSSSLKGNNTSEADAVLAAEMEVDDSELNRSAHIEFNPPLPSEPLPPPPPDDLPEPPPPPPEEKDMEEGEISEDSQASLGDLEEKRLKILRELEDAASQGATDEQKSKKENPTPTKDRSSKTDVKSEAAETSEESRTSNRMSSDPSESENSLSSDTLESASKKMKQHHRSHSKGFKLGAAIPESCTPFTALPSADLWKVDVSDHINFDNLPDALGTWDKMKGLMNNIRKRVRELQAEEDE comes from the exons AAAGCAGTGAAAGAAATGTGCCTGATAGAGATCACACTGTATCATCTCTGTCAGAAATCATAACTCTGGACTCCACAGCAGATTCAAGTGTTATTACACTAGATAATAGCAGCTGTG ATTCTTCAAGTATGAAAACTGATGTGGAGAACAAAAGCAGTGATGTTGCAACTGCAAGTGATGTGATATCTCTTGACTCAACTGCTAATAGCAGTGTGGAAGAAGTTCAGTTCATCACACAAG CAGATTCCTCAAGCATGGAAAGTGATGTACAGGACAAAAACAATGATGCTGTTGCATCTGCAAGTGGCGGGATCACTCTTGACTCAACTGCTAATAGCTGTGCGGAGGAAGTTCAGCTAATCACACAAG CAGGTACTTCTGGTATAAATGAATGCATGCAAGACACAAACTCAACAAAAGATACATCCTCAAATAACATTATCACTCTTGACACAACTGCAAATAGTAGTGTGGAAGATATCCAAGAGATTACACAAG ATTCCTCTGGTATGAAAGAAGACATGCAAAACACAAGCAAAGGTGTTACTGCATCCTCAAGCAGCATGTTTACACTTGATTCAACTGTAGATAGCAGTATAGAAGAAATTCAAGGGATAGCAGATG TAGATTCCTCAAGCAGAAAAGGGGACATGCAGGGCACAGACAATGATATTGCAGGGTCACCAAATGGCATGTTTACTATTGACGCAACTGCCGATGACATCGTGGAAGACATACAAGAGGAAG AGGTTACTATGCCAGAAGGAATAAGTCTTGACATGGAGGGTGATGAAGAAGAGTGCTCAGTAGGTCCTGTGTCCAGGCTAGATATTGTCCCTTCATATGATGCT AGTTTTACCGGAATCCTCACTGATGTAGAATATAACATGGAAACTGGGAAGAAAATCAATGATGCCTTGCCTAAGATGTGCTGTTTCAATTGTCTTGGAGACCACAATGTCAGTGATTGTCCAAAGCCTCAAGATATGCAGAGGATTGCTGCTAACAGAAAGAAACACAATGTCACGAGAGTGCCAAATGT GAGGTATCATGAAGATGGGGAAAATAAATTTGGGCACTTCCAGCCAGGGAAGTTGAGTGAAAACCTTCGTTATGCCTTAGGGCTGCGGCCAAATCAGCTACCCATTTTTGTATACCGGATGCGGGTGCTTGGCTATCCCCCAGGATGGCTAAGGGATGCTGAAGTCCATCAGGCAGACATGAAGCTATATGATGCCACAGGGAAGT CTGTATCACACCCAGACTTagaagacggagagacagacccAGTTCTCGTAAAATACAAACCAGAGAAACTAGTTAGCTTTCCAGGATTTAATGATGCAATGCCTCATAGAACCAGAGAG GAAGGGCACCTTTACAACTGCCCTCCCATGCAGCCTTATCACCAACGCACAGAGTTTCTAAAGTACATGAACATGAACAGAGCCCAGGCTTACAAGAAGAAGAAACTAAAATCTAGCAGCTTAAAAGGCAATAATACAAGTGAGGCTGATGCTGTACTTGCAGCAGAAATGGAAGTTGATG ACTCAGAGTTAAATAGATCTGCCCACATAGAGTTCAACCCTCCACTTCCCAGTGAgcctctgccaccaccacctccagatGATCTTCCAGaaccgcctcctccgcctccagaggaaaag GACATGGAAGAAGGTGAAATTAGTGAAGATTCACAAGCATCCTTAGGAGATCTGGAGGAGAAGAGACTCAAGATCCTTAGAGAACTGGAGGATGCTGCATCACAAGGTGCAACAGACgaacaaaaatcaaagaaagaaaatcccaCACCAACGAAAGACAGGAGCAGCAAAACAGACGTCAAGAGTGAAGCCGCTGAAACTTCTGAGGAAAGTAGAACGTCCAATAGGATGTCCAGCGACCCAAGTGAATCTGAGAATTCCTTGAGCAGCGACACACTGGAAAGTGCCAGTAAGAAAATGAAACAGCATCACCGGTCACATTCAAAGGGCTTCAAACTAGGTGCTGCCATTCCTGAATCTTGTACACCTTTCACAGCTCTTCCAAGTGCAGATTTATGGAAAGTGGATGTCAGTGATCACATAAACTTTGATAACTTGCCCGATGCTCTTGGGACTTGGGATAAAATGAAGGGTCTCATGAACAATATCAGGAAAAGAGTAAGGGAATTGCAAGCAGAGGAAGATGAGTAa
- the LOC113802448 gene encoding zinc finger CCHC domain-containing protein 8 homolog isoform X23: MEGCGGSETSSYAKQKSESLAGERTGNDEDSSVKEVPAVDESSERNVPDRDHTVSSLSEIITLDSTADSSVITLDNSSCDSSSMKTDVENKSSDVATASDVISLDSTANSSVEEVQFITQDSSSMESDVQDKNNDAVASASGGITLDSTANSCAEEVQLITQAGTSGINECMQDTNSTKDTSSNNIITLDTTANSSVEDIQEITQADSSGMKEDMQNTSKGVTASSSSMFTLDSTVDSSIEEIQGIADDSSSRKGDMQGTDNDIAGSPNGMFTIDATADDIVEDIQEEEVTMPEGISLDMEGDEEECSVGPVSRLDIVPSYDASFTGILTDVEYNMETGKKINDALPKMCCFNCLGDHNVSDCPKPQDMQRIAANRKKHNVTRVPNVRYHEDGENKFGHFQPGKLSENLRYALGLRPNQLPIFVYRMRVLGYPPGWLRDAEVHQADMKLYDATGKSVSHPDLEDGETDPVLVKYKPEKLVSFPGFNDAMPHRTREEGHLYNCPPMQPYHQRTEFLKYMNMNRAQAYKKKKLKSSSLKGNNTSEADAVLAAEMEVDDSELNRSAHIEFNPPLPSEPLPPPPPDDLPEPPPPPPEEKDMEEGEISEDSQASLGDLEEKRLKILRELEDAASQGATDEQKSKKENPTPTKDRSSKTDVKSEAAETSEESRTSNRMSSDPSESENSLSSDTLESASKKMKQHHRSHSKGFKLGAAIPESCTPFTALPSADLWKVDVSDHINFDNLPDALGTWDKMKGLMNNIRKRVRELQAEEDE; this comes from the exons AAAGCAGTGAAAGAAATGTGCCTGATAGAGATCACACTGTATCATCTCTGTCAGAAATCATAACTCTGGACTCCACAGCAGATTCAAGTGTTATTACACTAGATAATAGCAGCTGTG ATTCTTCAAGTATGAAAACTGATGTGGAGAACAAAAGCAGTGATGTTGCAACTGCAAGTGATGTGATATCTCTTGACTCAACTGCTAATAGCAGTGTGGAAGAAGTTCAGTTCATCACACAAG ATTCCTCAAGCATGGAAAGTGATGTACAGGACAAAAACAATGATGCTGTTGCATCTGCAAGTGGCGGGATCACTCTTGACTCAACTGCTAATAGCTGTGCGGAGGAAGTTCAGCTAATCACACAAG CAGGTACTTCTGGTATAAATGAATGCATGCAAGACACAAACTCAACAAAAGATACATCCTCAAATAACATTATCACTCTTGACACAACTGCAAATAGTAGTGTGGAAGATATCCAAGAGATTACACAAG CAGATTCCTCTGGTATGAAAGAAGACATGCAAAACACAAGCAAAGGTGTTACTGCATCCTCAAGCAGCATGTTTACACTTGATTCAACTGTAGATAGCAGTATAGAAGAAATTCAAGGGATAGCAGATG ATTCCTCAAGCAGAAAAGGGGACATGCAGGGCACAGACAATGATATTGCAGGGTCACCAAATGGCATGTTTACTATTGACGCAACTGCCGATGACATCGTGGAAGACATACAAGAGGAAG AGGTTACTATGCCAGAAGGAATAAGTCTTGACATGGAGGGTGATGAAGAAGAGTGCTCAGTAGGTCCTGTGTCCAGGCTAGATATTGTCCCTTCATATGATGCT AGTTTTACCGGAATCCTCACTGATGTAGAATATAACATGGAAACTGGGAAGAAAATCAATGATGCCTTGCCTAAGATGTGCTGTTTCAATTGTCTTGGAGACCACAATGTCAGTGATTGTCCAAAGCCTCAAGATATGCAGAGGATTGCTGCTAACAGAAAGAAACACAATGTCACGAGAGTGCCAAATGT GAGGTATCATGAAGATGGGGAAAATAAATTTGGGCACTTCCAGCCAGGGAAGTTGAGTGAAAACCTTCGTTATGCCTTAGGGCTGCGGCCAAATCAGCTACCCATTTTTGTATACCGGATGCGGGTGCTTGGCTATCCCCCAGGATGGCTAAGGGATGCTGAAGTCCATCAGGCAGACATGAAGCTATATGATGCCACAGGGAAGT CTGTATCACACCCAGACTTagaagacggagagacagacccAGTTCTCGTAAAATACAAACCAGAGAAACTAGTTAGCTTTCCAGGATTTAATGATGCAATGCCTCATAGAACCAGAGAG GAAGGGCACCTTTACAACTGCCCTCCCATGCAGCCTTATCACCAACGCACAGAGTTTCTAAAGTACATGAACATGAACAGAGCCCAGGCTTACAAGAAGAAGAAACTAAAATCTAGCAGCTTAAAAGGCAATAATACAAGTGAGGCTGATGCTGTACTTGCAGCAGAAATGGAAGTTGATG ACTCAGAGTTAAATAGATCTGCCCACATAGAGTTCAACCCTCCACTTCCCAGTGAgcctctgccaccaccacctccagatGATCTTCCAGaaccgcctcctccgcctccagaggaaaag GACATGGAAGAAGGTGAAATTAGTGAAGATTCACAAGCATCCTTAGGAGATCTGGAGGAGAAGAGACTCAAGATCCTTAGAGAACTGGAGGATGCTGCATCACAAGGTGCAACAGACgaacaaaaatcaaagaaagaaaatcccaCACCAACGAAAGACAGGAGCAGCAAAACAGACGTCAAGAGTGAAGCCGCTGAAACTTCTGAGGAAAGTAGAACGTCCAATAGGATGTCCAGCGACCCAAGTGAATCTGAGAATTCCTTGAGCAGCGACACACTGGAAAGTGCCAGTAAGAAAATGAAACAGCATCACCGGTCACATTCAAAGGGCTTCAAACTAGGTGCTGCCATTCCTGAATCTTGTACACCTTTCACAGCTCTTCCAAGTGCAGATTTATGGAAAGTGGATGTCAGTGATCACATAAACTTTGATAACTTGCCCGATGCTCTTGGGACTTGGGATAAAATGAAGGGTCTCATGAACAATATCAGGAAAAGAGTAAGGGAATTGCAAGCAGAGGAAGATGAGTAa
- the LOC113802448 gene encoding zinc finger CCHC domain-containing protein 8 homolog isoform X16, which yields MEGCGGSETSSYAKQKSESLAGERTGNDEDSSVKEVPAVDESSERNVPDRDHTVSSLSEIITLDSTADSSVITLDNSSCDSSSMKTDVENKSSDVATASDVISLDSTANSSVEEVQFITQADSSSMESDVQDKNNDAVASASGGITLDSTANSCAEEVQLITQGTSGINECMQDTNSTKDTSSNNIITLDTTANSSVEDIQEITQADSSGMKEDMQNTSKGVTASSSSMFTLDSTVDSSIEEIQGIADVDSSSRKGDMQGTDNDIAGSPNGMFTIDATADDIVEDIQEEEVTMPEGISLDMEGDEEECSVGPVSRLDIVPSYDASFTGILTDVEYNMETGKKINDALPKMCCFNCLGDHNVSDCPKPQDMQRIAANRKKHNVTRVPNVRYHEDGENKFGHFQPGKLSENLRYALGLRPNQLPIFVYRMRVLGYPPGWLRDAEVHQADMKLYDATGKSVSHPDLEDGETDPVLVKYKPEKLVSFPGFNDAMPHRTREEGHLYNCPPMQPYHQRTEFLKYMNMNRAQAYKKKKLKSSSLKGNNTSEADAVLAAEMEVDDSELNRSAHIEFNPPLPSEPLPPPPPDDLPEPPPPPPEEKDMEEGEISEDSQASLGDLEEKRLKILRELEDAASQGATDEQKSKKENPTPTKDRSSKTDVKSEAAETSEESRTSNRMSSDPSESENSLSSDTLESASKKMKQHHRSHSKGFKLGAAIPESCTPFTALPSADLWKVDVSDHINFDNLPDALGTWDKMKGLMNNIRKRVRELQAEEDE from the exons AAAGCAGTGAAAGAAATGTGCCTGATAGAGATCACACTGTATCATCTCTGTCAGAAATCATAACTCTGGACTCCACAGCAGATTCAAGTGTTATTACACTAGATAATAGCAGCTGTG ATTCTTCAAGTATGAAAACTGATGTGGAGAACAAAAGCAGTGATGTTGCAACTGCAAGTGATGTGATATCTCTTGACTCAACTGCTAATAGCAGTGTGGAAGAAGTTCAGTTCATCACACAAG CAGATTCCTCAAGCATGGAAAGTGATGTACAGGACAAAAACAATGATGCTGTTGCATCTGCAAGTGGCGGGATCACTCTTGACTCAACTGCTAATAGCTGTGCGGAGGAAGTTCAGCTAATCACACAAG GTACTTCTGGTATAAATGAATGCATGCAAGACACAAACTCAACAAAAGATACATCCTCAAATAACATTATCACTCTTGACACAACTGCAAATAGTAGTGTGGAAGATATCCAAGAGATTACACAAG CAGATTCCTCTGGTATGAAAGAAGACATGCAAAACACAAGCAAAGGTGTTACTGCATCCTCAAGCAGCATGTTTACACTTGATTCAACTGTAGATAGCAGTATAGAAGAAATTCAAGGGATAGCAGATG TAGATTCCTCAAGCAGAAAAGGGGACATGCAGGGCACAGACAATGATATTGCAGGGTCACCAAATGGCATGTTTACTATTGACGCAACTGCCGATGACATCGTGGAAGACATACAAGAGGAAG AGGTTACTATGCCAGAAGGAATAAGTCTTGACATGGAGGGTGATGAAGAAGAGTGCTCAGTAGGTCCTGTGTCCAGGCTAGATATTGTCCCTTCATATGATGCT AGTTTTACCGGAATCCTCACTGATGTAGAATATAACATGGAAACTGGGAAGAAAATCAATGATGCCTTGCCTAAGATGTGCTGTTTCAATTGTCTTGGAGACCACAATGTCAGTGATTGTCCAAAGCCTCAAGATATGCAGAGGATTGCTGCTAACAGAAAGAAACACAATGTCACGAGAGTGCCAAATGT GAGGTATCATGAAGATGGGGAAAATAAATTTGGGCACTTCCAGCCAGGGAAGTTGAGTGAAAACCTTCGTTATGCCTTAGGGCTGCGGCCAAATCAGCTACCCATTTTTGTATACCGGATGCGGGTGCTTGGCTATCCCCCAGGATGGCTAAGGGATGCTGAAGTCCATCAGGCAGACATGAAGCTATATGATGCCACAGGGAAGT CTGTATCACACCCAGACTTagaagacggagagacagacccAGTTCTCGTAAAATACAAACCAGAGAAACTAGTTAGCTTTCCAGGATTTAATGATGCAATGCCTCATAGAACCAGAGAG GAAGGGCACCTTTACAACTGCCCTCCCATGCAGCCTTATCACCAACGCACAGAGTTTCTAAAGTACATGAACATGAACAGAGCCCAGGCTTACAAGAAGAAGAAACTAAAATCTAGCAGCTTAAAAGGCAATAATACAAGTGAGGCTGATGCTGTACTTGCAGCAGAAATGGAAGTTGATG ACTCAGAGTTAAATAGATCTGCCCACATAGAGTTCAACCCTCCACTTCCCAGTGAgcctctgccaccaccacctccagatGATCTTCCAGaaccgcctcctccgcctccagaggaaaag GACATGGAAGAAGGTGAAATTAGTGAAGATTCACAAGCATCCTTAGGAGATCTGGAGGAGAAGAGACTCAAGATCCTTAGAGAACTGGAGGATGCTGCATCACAAGGTGCAACAGACgaacaaaaatcaaagaaagaaaatcccaCACCAACGAAAGACAGGAGCAGCAAAACAGACGTCAAGAGTGAAGCCGCTGAAACTTCTGAGGAAAGTAGAACGTCCAATAGGATGTCCAGCGACCCAAGTGAATCTGAGAATTCCTTGAGCAGCGACACACTGGAAAGTGCCAGTAAGAAAATGAAACAGCATCACCGGTCACATTCAAAGGGCTTCAAACTAGGTGCTGCCATTCCTGAATCTTGTACACCTTTCACAGCTCTTCCAAGTGCAGATTTATGGAAAGTGGATGTCAGTGATCACATAAACTTTGATAACTTGCCCGATGCTCTTGGGACTTGGGATAAAATGAAGGGTCTCATGAACAATATCAGGAAAAGAGTAAGGGAATTGCAAGCAGAGGAAGATGAGTAa
- the LOC113802448 gene encoding zinc finger CCHC domain-containing protein 8 homolog isoform X25 — MEGCGGSETSSYAKQKSESLAGERTGNDEDSSVKEVPAVDESSERNVPDRDHTVSSLSEIITLDSTADSSVITLDNSSCDSSSMKTDVENKSSDVATASDVISLDSTANSSVEEVQFITQADSSSMESDVQDKNNDAVASASGGITLDSTANSCAEEVQLITQAGTSGINECMQDTNSTKDTSSNNIITLDTTANSSVEDIQEITQDSSGMKEDMQNTSKGVTASSSSMFTLDSTVDSSIEEIQGIADDSSSRKGDMQGTDNDIAGSPNGMFTIDATADDIVEDIQEEEVTMPEGISLDMEGDEEECSVGPVSRLDIVPSYDASFTGILTDVEYNMETGKKINDALPKMCCFNCLGDHNVSDCPKPQDMQRIAANRKKHNVTRVPNVRYHEDGENKFGHFQPGKLSENLRYALGLRPNQLPIFVYRMRVLGYPPGWLRDAEVHQADMKLYDATGKSVSHPDLEDGETDPVLVKYKPEKLVSFPGFNDAMPHRTREEGHLYNCPPMQPYHQRTEFLKYMNMNRAQAYKKKKLKSSSLKGNNTSEADAVLAAEMEVDDSELNRSAHIEFNPPLPSEPLPPPPPDDLPEPPPPPPEEKDMEEGEISEDSQASLGDLEEKRLKILRELEDAASQGATDEQKSKKENPTPTKDRSSKTDVKSEAAETSEESRTSNRMSSDPSESENSLSSDTLESASKKMKQHHRSHSKGFKLGAAIPESCTPFTALPSADLWKVDVSDHINFDNLPDALGTWDKMKGLMNNIRKRVRELQAEEDE, encoded by the exons AAAGCAGTGAAAGAAATGTGCCTGATAGAGATCACACTGTATCATCTCTGTCAGAAATCATAACTCTGGACTCCACAGCAGATTCAAGTGTTATTACACTAGATAATAGCAGCTGTG ATTCTTCAAGTATGAAAACTGATGTGGAGAACAAAAGCAGTGATGTTGCAACTGCAAGTGATGTGATATCTCTTGACTCAACTGCTAATAGCAGTGTGGAAGAAGTTCAGTTCATCACACAAG CAGATTCCTCAAGCATGGAAAGTGATGTACAGGACAAAAACAATGATGCTGTTGCATCTGCAAGTGGCGGGATCACTCTTGACTCAACTGCTAATAGCTGTGCGGAGGAAGTTCAGCTAATCACACAAG CAGGTACTTCTGGTATAAATGAATGCATGCAAGACACAAACTCAACAAAAGATACATCCTCAAATAACATTATCACTCTTGACACAACTGCAAATAGTAGTGTGGAAGATATCCAAGAGATTACACAAG ATTCCTCTGGTATGAAAGAAGACATGCAAAACACAAGCAAAGGTGTTACTGCATCCTCAAGCAGCATGTTTACACTTGATTCAACTGTAGATAGCAGTATAGAAGAAATTCAAGGGATAGCAGATG ATTCCTCAAGCAGAAAAGGGGACATGCAGGGCACAGACAATGATATTGCAGGGTCACCAAATGGCATGTTTACTATTGACGCAACTGCCGATGACATCGTGGAAGACATACAAGAGGAAG AGGTTACTATGCCAGAAGGAATAAGTCTTGACATGGAGGGTGATGAAGAAGAGTGCTCAGTAGGTCCTGTGTCCAGGCTAGATATTGTCCCTTCATATGATGCT AGTTTTACCGGAATCCTCACTGATGTAGAATATAACATGGAAACTGGGAAGAAAATCAATGATGCCTTGCCTAAGATGTGCTGTTTCAATTGTCTTGGAGACCACAATGTCAGTGATTGTCCAAAGCCTCAAGATATGCAGAGGATTGCTGCTAACAGAAAGAAACACAATGTCACGAGAGTGCCAAATGT GAGGTATCATGAAGATGGGGAAAATAAATTTGGGCACTTCCAGCCAGGGAAGTTGAGTGAAAACCTTCGTTATGCCTTAGGGCTGCGGCCAAATCAGCTACCCATTTTTGTATACCGGATGCGGGTGCTTGGCTATCCCCCAGGATGGCTAAGGGATGCTGAAGTCCATCAGGCAGACATGAAGCTATATGATGCCACAGGGAAGT CTGTATCACACCCAGACTTagaagacggagagacagacccAGTTCTCGTAAAATACAAACCAGAGAAACTAGTTAGCTTTCCAGGATTTAATGATGCAATGCCTCATAGAACCAGAGAG GAAGGGCACCTTTACAACTGCCCTCCCATGCAGCCTTATCACCAACGCACAGAGTTTCTAAAGTACATGAACATGAACAGAGCCCAGGCTTACAAGAAGAAGAAACTAAAATCTAGCAGCTTAAAAGGCAATAATACAAGTGAGGCTGATGCTGTACTTGCAGCAGAAATGGAAGTTGATG ACTCAGAGTTAAATAGATCTGCCCACATAGAGTTCAACCCTCCACTTCCCAGTGAgcctctgccaccaccacctccagatGATCTTCCAGaaccgcctcctccgcctccagaggaaaag GACATGGAAGAAGGTGAAATTAGTGAAGATTCACAAGCATCCTTAGGAGATCTGGAGGAGAAGAGACTCAAGATCCTTAGAGAACTGGAGGATGCTGCATCACAAGGTGCAACAGACgaacaaaaatcaaagaaagaaaatcccaCACCAACGAAAGACAGGAGCAGCAAAACAGACGTCAAGAGTGAAGCCGCTGAAACTTCTGAGGAAAGTAGAACGTCCAATAGGATGTCCAGCGACCCAAGTGAATCTGAGAATTCCTTGAGCAGCGACACACTGGAAAGTGCCAGTAAGAAAATGAAACAGCATCACCGGTCACATTCAAAGGGCTTCAAACTAGGTGCTGCCATTCCTGAATCTTGTACACCTTTCACAGCTCTTCCAAGTGCAGATTTATGGAAAGTGGATGTCAGTGATCACATAAACTTTGATAACTTGCCCGATGCTCTTGGGACTTGGGATAAAATGAAGGGTCTCATGAACAATATCAGGAAAAGAGTAAGGGAATTGCAAGCAGAGGAAGATGAGTAa